Proteins from a genomic interval of Sphingobacterium lactis:
- a CDS encoding ferredoxin--NADP reductase — translation MFTFRISAIVRQPNNNISIRFEDVSGNFPAYKAGQFLTLSFEFGDREVRRSYSFSSSPLVDEPYEVTVKRVDNGEISRLLHHRTKEGDEIQVMEPQGLFTYEPSAENHKTIFLFGAGVGITPLYSILKTALVGEEHTKVVLVYSNSSREQTVFYEELLAWQEQYPDRLHIEWIWSNSKYLLKARLNREYIISLVNEHLNGSMDGVFYMCGPLFYMDLVRFTLLGMGFPEADIKRETFHFPEEEEDDDEKEEEPVDTTSYDIVLKFQGNAYPMTIPYNKTILDVGLEHKLKLPYSCKSGMCSTCISQVTQGAVRMDYNEVLTDREVDNGRCLICTSHPLEDGTTIEVM, via the coding sequence ATGTTTACATTTCGGATTTCAGCCATTGTTCGGCAACCCAATAACAATATTTCCATTCGTTTCGAAGATGTGTCCGGAAACTTTCCGGCTTATAAAGCAGGTCAGTTTCTGACGCTGTCCTTTGAATTTGGAGATCGCGAGGTTCGCCGGTCCTACTCCTTTTCCAGTTCGCCCCTTGTGGATGAACCCTATGAGGTAACCGTGAAACGGGTAGACAATGGGGAAATTTCGCGATTGCTTCACCACCGGACGAAGGAAGGCGATGAAATCCAGGTGATGGAGCCGCAAGGGCTATTTACCTATGAACCATCTGCGGAAAATCACAAGACGATTTTCCTCTTCGGCGCAGGCGTCGGCATTACACCGCTGTATTCTATCCTGAAGACCGCATTGGTGGGCGAGGAGCATACTAAGGTCGTGTTGGTGTATAGCAACAGCTCGCGCGAACAGACTGTATTCTATGAGGAGCTTCTGGCTTGGCAGGAACAATATCCGGATCGGTTGCATATCGAATGGATCTGGTCCAACTCCAAGTATCTGCTAAAGGCTCGCCTTAACCGGGAATACATTATTTCACTGGTAAATGAACACCTAAACGGTTCGATGGACGGTGTATTCTATATGTGTGGTCCACTGTTCTATATGGACCTCGTGCGTTTCACCTTATTGGGCATGGGCTTCCCTGAAGCTGATATCAAGCGCGAAACCTTCCATTTTCCAGAGGAGGAAGAGGATGATGATGAAAAGGAAGAAGAACCGGTGGATACGACAAGTTATGATATTGTTTTGAAATTCCAGGGCAATGCTTATCCCATGACAATTCCCTACAACAAGACCATCTTGGATGTAGGTCTGGAGCATAAATTGAAGTTACCCTATTCGTGCAAATCGGGGATGTGCAGTACTTGTATCTCCCAAGTTACGCAGGGAGCCGTTCGAATGGATTACAATGAGGTATTGACCGATCGTGAAGTCGATAACGGACGCTGTTTGATCTGTACTTCGCATCCCTTAGAAGATGGTACGACCATTGAAGTGATGTAA
- a CDS encoding DUF72 domain-containing protein produces MKFGQVADASEIDFSFVDIPQETLKYLQKFKEADGFEVFVGYPKWSKADLKGFYPRGTKDELRYYSEQFNAVEFNGTFYRSPSKEQILTWKERTTEDFRFCPKFTNSISHYSRLNNTDEKVEAFVDATVLFEEKLGMAFLQMPENFRPKVMERVESFMQKFPKGYPLAFEVRHAEWYNDPAVYGEYLDILRSNHITNTQIDTPGRRDTLTFQLTSPVLFVRFVSSTPLIDQLRLQAWVSRIKELKAAGLQQVYFFIHQRIDAETAFLSTDFNTALNRELGTNLPIAHK; encoded by the coding sequence ATGAAATTTGGACAGGTGGCGGATGCCAGCGAAATTGACTTTTCCTTTGTGGATATTCCTCAGGAGACCTTGAAATACCTCCAGAAATTTAAAGAGGCCGATGGTTTCGAAGTTTTTGTGGGATATCCAAAGTGGTCAAAGGCCGATCTAAAGGGATTTTATCCGCGGGGTACCAAGGATGAATTGCGGTATTATTCGGAACAGTTCAATGCCGTGGAGTTCAACGGCACCTTCTACAGAAGTCCCAGCAAGGAACAGATCCTGACCTGGAAGGAACGTACCACCGAAGATTTTCGGTTCTGCCCGAAGTTCACCAACAGCATCAGCCACTATTCCAGACTCAACAATACAGATGAAAAGGTGGAAGCTTTTGTTGATGCTACGGTTCTTTTCGAGGAAAAACTGGGCATGGCTTTCCTGCAGATGCCCGAGAACTTCAGACCAAAGGTGATGGAACGAGTGGAATCTTTTATGCAGAAGTTCCCTAAGGGTTATCCCCTCGCCTTTGAAGTCAGACATGCGGAATGGTACAATGATCCGGCAGTTTACGGAGAATACCTGGATATATTGCGCAGCAACCACATCACCAACACGCAGATCGACACCCCCGGCCGTCGGGATACGCTGACTTTTCAGCTAACAAGCCCAGTGCTGTTCGTTCGTTTTGTTTCCAGTACGCCGCTGATCGATCAGCTACGGCTACAGGCGTGGGTGAGCCGCATCAAGGAATTGAAAGCTGCCGGCCTGCAGCAGGTTTATTTCTTTATCCATCAACGGATCGATGCTGAAACAGCCTTTTTATCGACCGATTTCAATACTGCCCTAAATCGGGAATTGGGAACAAACCTCCCCATCGCCCACAAATAG
- a CDS encoding glycoside hydrolase family 43 protein: protein MKAKNPILTWAALAITGISQAQQNPIFPGWYADPEGIVYNNEYWVYPTYSAPYEQQIFFDAYSSKDLVTWKKHPRILDNTEIKWAHKAMWAPSVIEKDGKYYFFFGANDVHEGEIGGIGVAVADRPEGPYKDLIGKPLINEIVNGAQPIDQFVFKDKDGQHYLFYGGWQHCNVVKLSDDFKSIVPFADGTIHKEITPEGYVEGPFMFIKDNKYYFMWSEGGWGLPNYKVAYAISDSPFGPFKRIGTILEQDPEIATGAGHNSVIKVPNEDKYYIVYHRRPLGKKASFERETCIDEMHFDENGLIKPVKMTFEGVKHELK from the coding sequence ATGAAAGCAAAGAACCCTATTTTAACCTGGGCCGCATTGGCCATCACTGGTATCTCCCAAGCACAACAGAACCCCATTTTCCCCGGCTGGTATGCCGATCCGGAAGGCATAGTTTACAACAACGAATATTGGGTCTACCCCACCTATTCTGCCCCCTATGAACAGCAGATCTTTTTTGACGCCTATTCTTCCAAAGATCTTGTCACATGGAAAAAGCACCCCCGGATTTTGGACAATACCGAGATCAAGTGGGCACATAAGGCTATGTGGGCACCGAGCGTGATCGAGAAGGATGGAAAATATTATTTCTTCTTTGGCGCAAATGATGTCCACGAGGGCGAAATCGGCGGCATCGGCGTGGCCGTTGCGGATCGTCCGGAAGGCCCCTATAAAGACCTGATCGGCAAGCCACTGATCAACGAGATTGTCAATGGCGCTCAACCGATCGATCAATTTGTATTCAAGGATAAAGATGGCCAACACTACTTATTCTATGGCGGGTGGCAACATTGCAATGTAGTCAAGTTAAGCGATGACTTCAAGAGCATTGTTCCTTTTGCCGACGGCACCATACATAAGGAAATTACCCCAGAAGGATATGTGGAAGGACCATTTATGTTCATTAAGGATAATAAGTATTATTTCATGTGGTCGGAAGGTGGCTGGGGCTTGCCCAACTACAAGGTGGCCTATGCCATTTCAGATTCGCCATTCGGACCTTTCAAACGGATAGGCACCATCCTGGAGCAGGACCCCGAAATCGCAACGGGTGCCGGCCATAATTCCGTCATCAAGGTGCCCAATGAAGACAAATATTACATTGTCTATCACCGTCGTCCGTTAGGTAAAAAAGCGTCGTTTGAGCGCGAAACCTGTATCGACGAAATGCATTTTGATGAAAATGGATTGATAAAACCTGTAAAAATGACTTTTGAAGGGGTAAAACATGAACTAAAATAG
- a CDS encoding nuclear transport factor 2 family protein: MKTLITLISTAVLTFLSSMILANTKAEPIKFLKAESIIDHYIDATTNGETSLLKYLFTEDFKFSSPNNSNKDQVTRSTYIKHLKGTKGLKLDVTTSYTFVEKNNDCSIVRVESKFEKFSKYEYVTLCNTNEGWKIRNIVATYPEK; the protein is encoded by the coding sequence ATGAAAACGCTAATCACTTTAATCAGCACCGCGGTACTAACTTTCTTAAGTTCAATGATCCTAGCCAATACAAAGGCTGAACCGATCAAATTCCTGAAAGCTGAATCCATTATCGATCATTACATCGATGCGACCACGAATGGGGAAACAAGTTTGTTGAAGTACTTATTTACTGAAGATTTCAAATTCTCTTCACCGAACAATTCCAATAAAGATCAGGTGACACGCAGCACCTACATCAAGCACCTGAAAGGAACAAAAGGTTTGAAGCTGGATGTTACCACTTCGTACACCTTCGTGGAAAAGAACAACGATTGCAGCATTGTCCGCGTAGAGAGTAAATTCGAGAAATTCAGTAAATACGAATATGTGACGCTTTGCAACACGAATGAAGGTTGGAAGATCAGAAACATCGTAGCCACCTATCCAGAAAAATAA
- a CDS encoding phosphatase PAP2 family protein translates to MRWILILLLCPLLGMGQTGPYNHADSSAMDAANTFKWKKLIIPSVFVGYGAASLFSEELIELNTSTRYETREHIKPGATIDNYMQYAPAAAVYGLNAFGIKGKHDLRDRTIIYGSSQLILSAFIIPMKKLGLEVRPDGSNRASFPSGHTATAFSAAQFMFHEYKDSNPWIAFAGYPVAAATGTYRIFNDRHWVGDVVAGAGIGMLSTEMAYWLFPYTSKLFHRQNHCDYHGHYGHHASLLVTPTYQQHGIGIAMLSEF, encoded by the coding sequence ATGCGATGGATATTAATTTTACTCCTCTGTCCTTTATTGGGTATGGGACAAACTGGGCCTTATAATCATGCGGACAGTTCCGCAATGGATGCGGCAAATACCTTCAAATGGAAGAAATTGATCATTCCCAGCGTTTTTGTAGGTTATGGTGCTGCCAGTTTATTTTCGGAGGAGCTGATCGAATTGAATACATCGACGCGATACGAGACGCGGGAGCATATTAAACCGGGAGCAACCATTGACAATTACATGCAATACGCACCTGCCGCTGCTGTATATGGGTTGAATGCATTTGGCATAAAAGGAAAACATGATCTTCGCGACCGTACGATTATTTATGGGAGCTCCCAGCTTATCCTCTCTGCCTTTATTATACCCATGAAAAAATTGGGGCTGGAGGTGCGTCCAGACGGGTCCAACAGGGCATCATTTCCTTCCGGACATACCGCTACGGCATTTTCTGCCGCGCAGTTTATGTTTCATGAATATAAGGATTCGAATCCGTGGATTGCTTTTGCAGGTTATCCGGTTGCGGCCGCAACGGGAACCTATCGGATATTCAACGATCGGCATTGGGTAGGTGATGTTGTTGCCGGGGCGGGGATCGGTATGCTCTCAACGGAAATGGCCTATTGGTTATTCCCATATACCTCAAAGCTATTTCATCGGCAAAATCATTGCGATTATCATGGTCATTATGGCCATCATGCCTCTCTGCTTGTGACCCCAACCTATCAGCAGCACGGTATTGGAATCGCCATGCTCTCGGAATTTTAG
- the ygiD gene encoding 4,5-DOPA dioxygenase extradiol yields MNRKQFLAAAAALPLAGAAVKLSGLNKFIDGLNNSATMPVLFLGHGSPMNAIEDNEFVQGFKRVGTEIEKPTAILVISAHWETRGTYVTAMENPTTIHDFGGFPQALFDVQYPAPGSPELAHAVQDLVKGTEVHLDDKWGLDHGSWSVVKHLYPKADVPIIQMSIDYSQPAAYHYALAKELAALRKKGVLIIGSGNNVHNLRMVSWQHLNTVGFAFDWATEANEKMKEYIRDRNHQPLIDFDKQGKAWQMAIPTPEHYLPMIYALALQDKNEDLTIFNDAAVAGALTMTSFKIG; encoded by the coding sequence ATGAACAGAAAACAATTTTTAGCAGCAGCTGCAGCCTTACCATTGGCTGGAGCGGCAGTAAAATTGAGTGGATTAAATAAATTTATCGATGGCCTGAACAACAGTGCAACGATGCCCGTTTTGTTCTTGGGCCACGGTAGCCCGATGAATGCGATTGAGGATAATGAATTTGTGCAGGGCTTTAAACGTGTGGGTACGGAAATTGAAAAACCAACGGCAATTTTGGTTATCTCCGCCCATTGGGAAACACGCGGAACGTATGTAACCGCCATGGAAAACCCAACGACCATCCATGACTTCGGTGGATTTCCGCAGGCTCTTTTCGATGTGCAATACCCGGCACCGGGTTCACCGGAGCTGGCCCATGCCGTACAGGATTTAGTGAAGGGCACGGAAGTGCACCTGGATGATAAATGGGGATTGGATCACGGCTCTTGGTCGGTGGTGAAACACCTCTACCCCAAGGCCGATGTGCCGATCATCCAAATGAGCATCGACTACTCCCAACCTGCAGCCTACCACTATGCCTTGGCAAAGGAACTGGCGGCACTCCGCAAAAAAGGAGTGTTGATTATCGGATCGGGAAATAATGTCCATAACCTACGCATGGTTTCCTGGCAGCACCTCAATACCGTAGGTTTTGCCTTCGATTGGGCAACGGAAGCCAACGAGAAGATGAAGGAGTATATCCGCGACCGAAATCACCAGCCACTGATTGATTTTGACAAACAGGGAAAAGCATGGCAGATGGCCATCCCAACCCCAGAGCATTACCTGCCCATGATCTATGCGCTGGCGCTACAGGACAAAAACGAGGACTTAACAATTTTCAACGATGCTGCCGTGGCAGGCGCATTGACGATGACCTCATTTAAAATTGGTTAA
- a CDS encoding AraC family transcriptional regulator, with translation MEDLFKIYKIDYAEAEKIQGTANEPHQHQFEELIIGIQGMIEHFIDFKSEVYESPFVCFVTRGKIHRVVPLVKDGECDFWVIRFRSEFIPETTFNLYGYYHDNANLQFPEERCFKRINQICEMMSEEMQQETPELSIVRELLTTLFTMIESERKKVSPENGNLYRNQDITFKNFLSILEENFRRPEGVNYYAEKLFMSARNLNSITQHVLNQSVSEIIETRKLIEAKNLLISTNKTVSEIGFDIGYADKAYFTSVFKKKSGQTPTEFRDEMQRLIS, from the coding sequence ATGGAAGACTTATTTAAAATCTATAAAATCGATTACGCTGAGGCGGAAAAAATCCAAGGTACGGCGAATGAACCTCATCAACATCAATTTGAGGAGCTCATCATCGGCATTCAGGGCATGATCGAGCATTTTATAGATTTCAAGAGTGAAGTTTACGAATCACCTTTTGTTTGCTTTGTGACCAGGGGCAAAATTCACCGGGTCGTGCCTTTGGTAAAGGATGGGGAATGCGATTTCTGGGTTATCCGTTTCCGGAGTGAATTCATTCCCGAAACGACCTTTAATCTGTATGGGTATTATCACGATAATGCCAACCTGCAATTTCCAGAGGAGCGCTGTTTCAAACGCATCAACCAGATCTGTGAAATGATGAGCGAAGAAATGCAACAGGAAACGCCGGAGCTTTCCATCGTTCGGGAACTCCTGACCACCCTATTCACCATGATCGAATCCGAGCGAAAAAAGGTAAGCCCTGAGAACGGCAACCTGTACAGGAACCAGGATATCACCTTTAAGAACTTCCTGTCGATTTTGGAAGAAAACTTTCGTCGGCCAGAGGGTGTCAACTACTATGCTGAAAAGCTATTCATGAGCGCCCGCAACCTAAACAGCATCACCCAACATGTCCTCAACCAATCCGTTTCGGAAATTATCGAAACGCGCAAGCTCATCGAAGCTAAGAATCTACTGATCAGCACCAACAAGACCGTGTCTGAGATTGGTTTTGACATCGGCTATGCCGACAAAGCCTATTTCACCAGCGTGTTCAAGAAGAAGTCAGGACAGACTCCTACTGAGTTTCGGGACGAGATGCAACGGTTGATTTCCTAA
- a CDS encoding ammonium transporter, which produces MTPGLAFFYGGMVKKKNVISTMLQSFICMAVVAVLWVVFGFSLVFGESIGGVIGDPRTFFMFNNVLEHAPWEAAPTIPFALFAIYQLKFAIIAPALITGAVAERIKFTSYILFICLFFVFVYAPLAHATWHPNGILLKMGVLDFAGGTVVHMSAGLTALAAALYLRKGKEMHMHSPARITYVLLGTGLLWFGWIGFNAGSAFSASGLAATALITTSTASGAAALMYIFLDAAKGIKPSAMGVCIGAVVGLVAITPAAGYVTFGHSLVIGALAALVSRLVIAWRTKSRIDDTLDVFPSHGVGGMVGMLLTGIFATQAINPGIHGNGLFFGEWGLFQAHVLGLIGSTVFILVMAFLILKLTDLITSLRVTDAEEEAGLDVTQHGEKL; this is translated from the coding sequence ATGACCCCTGGATTAGCCTTCTTTTATGGGGGTATGGTGAAGAAAAAGAACGTTATTTCTACCATGTTGCAAAGTTTTATCTGCATGGCGGTGGTTGCTGTCCTATGGGTAGTGTTCGGGTTTAGCTTGGTGTTCGGCGAATCCATTGGTGGGGTTATCGGGGATCCTCGCACATTCTTTATGTTTAATAATGTGTTGGAGCACGCTCCTTGGGAAGCTGCACCGACGATTCCATTTGCGCTTTTTGCCATCTATCAGTTGAAATTTGCAATTATTGCCCCGGCGCTGATTACAGGTGCAGTGGCAGAACGTATTAAATTCACCTCTTATATCTTATTTATCTGTTTATTTTTTGTATTCGTCTATGCACCCTTGGCGCACGCTACTTGGCATCCCAATGGGATCTTGTTAAAAATGGGGGTGTTGGATTTTGCCGGTGGAACGGTAGTGCACATGTCCGCAGGGCTGACAGCCTTAGCTGCAGCACTATATTTAAGGAAGGGCAAAGAGATGCATATGCATAGCCCAGCTAGGATTACGTATGTGCTGCTCGGAACGGGACTGCTGTGGTTCGGATGGATCGGATTCAATGCAGGGAGTGCCTTTTCGGCTTCCGGATTGGCGGCTACAGCACTGATTACCACCTCGACAGCGTCAGGAGCAGCCGCATTGATGTATATTTTTTTGGATGCGGCAAAAGGTATCAAGCCTTCCGCCATGGGTGTATGCATCGGTGCAGTGGTCGGTTTGGTCGCGATCACACCAGCGGCCGGCTATGTGACCTTTGGCCACTCCCTGGTGATCGGTGCGTTGGCAGCACTGGTGAGCCGCCTGGTGATTGCCTGGCGGACGAAGTCCAGGATCGATGATACCCTCGATGTGTTTCCGAGCCACGGCGTAGGAGGGATGGTCGGGATGCTCCTGACCGGGATATTCGCCACACAAGCCATCAACCCCGGAATCCATGGGAACGGATTGTTCTTTGGTGAGTGGGGGCTTTTCCAAGCCCATGTGCTGGGGCTGATCGGTTCGACGGTGTTTATCCTCGTGATGGCATTCCTGATCCTCAAACTGACTGACCTCATTACCTCACTGCGCGTAACGGATGCAGAGGAGGAAGCTGGTCTTGACGTCACCCAACATGGAGAAAAACTGTGA
- a CDS encoding carboxypeptidase-like regulatory domain-containing protein yields the protein MRKLLICFFFSILLPSAFAQHLIQGRVFDAQSKKPIAGASVYINNSSSGTSTNKEGEFSLTSRNALIELIVTSVGYQKSSTQVSLPLQEKEVRIELQEQSTEIEEIVIRGSLKDGWARYGKFFEENLLGVGYFAENCTIKNKEVVKFQYSEKNKVLTAYCTAPLVIYNKDLGYELTYDLVDFSMDYKTQMFYFAGYALFKDIGKGKKKFEQNRRDAYQLSITRFAKSTYNLSWADDGYVVRKLVKKENEVRRDAKAKYSEVLNTVMKKYNGQWGRFFASQKEYTEQMVSDMRKQMSQPERISYLMDVVKPEEVVRRVDGRDDLMWISYADFLYVINPAAFEHSKRKMIQQSAYEVTVLYLQRQEEGVVIDAFGSYFPSDNWVLNGHAVNFSKLAFLLPIDYVFSEAEGK from the coding sequence ATGCGAAAACTTCTCATCTGCTTCTTCTTTAGCATTCTGCTGCCATCTGCTTTTGCCCAACACCTCATTCAGGGGCGAGTGTTCGATGCCCAATCTAAAAAACCGATCGCTGGAGCTTCAGTCTATATAAACAATTCTTCCAGTGGAACAAGTACGAACAAGGAAGGGGAATTCTCGCTAACCAGTAGAAATGCGCTGATCGAACTGATCGTAACCTCTGTGGGCTACCAGAAATCATCGACGCAGGTATCCCTTCCGCTTCAGGAAAAGGAAGTTCGGATTGAACTGCAGGAGCAGTCTACCGAAATAGAGGAAATCGTGATCCGGGGTAGCTTGAAAGATGGATGGGCACGATACGGTAAATTCTTTGAGGAGAATCTGCTTGGTGTGGGGTATTTCGCAGAGAATTGTACCATTAAGAATAAAGAAGTGGTGAAGTTCCAGTACAGTGAAAAGAATAAGGTATTGACGGCCTACTGTACTGCTCCATTGGTAATTTACAACAAAGACCTCGGGTATGAGCTGACATATGATCTGGTGGATTTTTCAATGGACTACAAGACCCAGATGTTCTACTTCGCAGGTTATGCATTATTTAAGGACATCGGCAAGGGGAAGAAAAAATTCGAACAGAATCGCCGGGATGCGTATCAGCTATCCATTACTCGATTTGCAAAAAGTACCTACAATTTAAGTTGGGCGGACGACGGCTATGTTGTCCGGAAATTGGTTAAAAAGGAAAATGAAGTCCGCCGTGATGCCAAGGCAAAGTACAGTGAGGTTTTAAATACCGTTATGAAAAAATATAATGGGCAATGGGGTAGATTTTTTGCCTCACAAAAGGAATACACAGAACAAATGGTGTCGGATATGCGTAAGCAAATGTCGCAACCTGAACGGATCAGTTACCTGATGGATGTTGTCAAACCGGAGGAGGTTGTTCGGCGAGTTGATGGCCGGGATGATCTCATGTGGATCAGCTATGCAGATTTTCTCTATGTGATCAATCCGGCAGCCTTTGAGCATTCAAAGCGCAAGATGATACAGCAGTCGGCTTATGAAGTAACGGTACTCTATCTGCAGCGCCAGGAGGAGGGCGTGGTCATCGATGCTTTTGGCAGTTATTTCCCATCCGATAATTGGGTGCTGAATGGGCATGCGGTGAATTTTTCCAAGTTGGCTTTCTTGCTTCCTATAGATTATGTCTTCTCCGAAGCAGAGGGAAAGTAG
- a CDS encoding sulfite exporter TauE/SafE family protein — protein MIIIGCILAILVGVTLGMIGSGGTILTVPILVYVMGVDPVLATTYSLFAIGITSLIGAGRGIIRKEADLPKVLTFGVPSLIVVFLTRSFILPLVPEVIHIGDLVFHQNVLLMILFSFVMIASSLSMIRSGKMTLKAPDEAVKTPIEVIALQGAMVGLVTGLVGAGGGFLIIPALINFYHLPMRKAVATSLIIITINSFFGVVGDLEKFPQFDWPLLLGYTGAAIFGIFIGFYFADKVSNKSLKVVFGYMILLVGCYILVKELL, from the coding sequence ATGATTATCATTGGTTGTATTTTGGCCATCCTGGTAGGAGTAACCTTGGGGATGATAGGGAGTGGGGGAACCATCCTCACGGTACCCATCCTGGTCTATGTGATGGGCGTGGATCCTGTATTGGCGACCACGTACTCGTTGTTTGCAATCGGAATCACCTCCCTAATCGGGGCCGGAAGGGGGATCATCCGTAAAGAAGCGGATCTCCCGAAGGTGCTGACCTTTGGGGTGCCTTCCTTAATAGTGGTTTTCCTGACCCGTTCCTTTATCCTTCCCCTTGTGCCGGAAGTTATCCATATCGGTGATTTGGTTTTCCATCAGAATGTATTGCTGATGATCCTGTTTTCCTTCGTTATGATTGCGTCCTCCCTCAGTATGATACGTTCAGGTAAGATGACCTTGAAGGCACCGGATGAAGCAGTGAAAACGCCAATTGAAGTCATTGCATTACAAGGAGCAATGGTTGGATTGGTAACAGGACTCGTTGGTGCAGGAGGTGGATTCCTCATTATTCCCGCCCTGATCAACTTCTATCACCTGCCCATGCGCAAGGCCGTAGCGACTTCGTTGATTATCATCACCATCAATTCCTTCTTCGGTGTAGTCGGTGACCTCGAGAAATTTCCGCAATTCGATTGGCCTTTATTATTGGGCTATACGGGAGCCGCAATCTTTGGTATCTTCATCGGCTTCTATTTTGCGGATAAGGTTTCCAACAAGTCATTGAAGGTAGTATTTGGCTATATGATCCTTTTGGTGGGTTGTTATATCCTCGTGAAAGAGTTGCTTTAG